A genomic window from Variovorax paradoxus includes:
- a CDS encoding glycosyltransferase — translation MARYLIAATALPGHVLPMLAIAQHLVNLGHEVRVHTASRFRAQAEATGASFTAFDAAIDYDYRELDQRFPQRQRLPSAHAQLCFGLKHFFADAMAAQRAGLGAILQDFEADAIVVDTMFCGTFPLLLGPREHRPAIVAVGISALPLSSCDTAFFGTALPPSSTPEGRVRNRAMNANLKQAMFGEVQRYFDALLTCAGLPALPDFFIDAMVKLPDLYLQLTAASFEYPRSDLPASVRFVGPLLAPASQDFTLPDWWRELDDGRSVVLVTQGTLANQNPAQLIGPTLQALAGAKDIQVIATTGGPLPAALNMAVPANARVLPFLPYDRLLPKVHAMVTNGGYGSVNHALSLGVPLVVAGATEEKPEIAARVAWSGVGINLGNGQPSARQIGDAVRRLLSEPSYRQRAGVLREDFARHHALTEITTALTALREAAPESVEMA, via the coding sequence ATGGCACGCTATCTCATCGCGGCAACCGCATTGCCGGGACACGTGTTGCCGATGCTGGCCATCGCCCAGCATCTGGTGAACCTCGGGCACGAGGTGCGGGTGCACACCGCGAGCCGGTTCCGGGCGCAGGCCGAGGCCACCGGCGCGAGCTTCACCGCCTTCGACGCCGCGATCGACTACGACTACCGCGAGCTCGACCAGCGCTTTCCGCAGCGCCAGCGCCTGCCGTCTGCGCACGCGCAGCTGTGCTTCGGCCTGAAGCACTTCTTTGCCGATGCCATGGCCGCGCAACGGGCTGGCCTGGGCGCGATCCTGCAAGACTTCGAGGCCGACGCCATCGTGGTCGACACGATGTTCTGCGGCACCTTCCCGCTGTTGCTGGGGCCGCGCGAGCATCGCCCGGCGATTGTTGCCGTCGGCATCTCGGCGCTGCCTCTGTCCAGCTGCGACACGGCCTTCTTCGGCACCGCGCTGCCGCCGTCGTCCACGCCGGAAGGGCGCGTGCGCAACAGGGCGATGAACGCCAACCTCAAGCAGGCGATGTTCGGCGAGGTGCAGCGCTACTTCGATGCGTTGCTGACGTGCGCAGGCCTGCCCGCGCTGCCGGACTTCTTCATCGATGCCATGGTCAAGCTGCCGGACCTCTACCTGCAGTTGACGGCGGCGTCCTTCGAATACCCGCGCAGCGACCTGCCCGCCTCGGTGCGTTTTGTCGGCCCGCTGCTCGCGCCTGCCAGCCAGGACTTCACGCTGCCCGACTGGTGGCGCGAGCTGGACGACGGCCGCTCGGTGGTGCTGGTCACGCAGGGCACGCTGGCCAACCAGAACCCGGCGCAGCTGATCGGCCCGACATTGCAGGCGCTGGCCGGGGCGAAGGACATCCAGGTCATCGCCACCACCGGCGGCCCGTTGCCGGCCGCGCTGAACATGGCGGTTCCGGCCAATGCCCGTGTGCTGCCGTTTTTGCCGTACGACCGGCTGCTGCCCAAGGTGCATGCGATGGTGACCAACGGCGGCTACGGCTCGGTCAACCACGCGCTGAGCCTCGGCGTGCCGCTGGTGGTGGCCGGAGCCACAGAGGAAAAGCCCGAGATCGCCGCGCGCGTGGCGTGGTCGGGTGTTGGCATCAACCTCGGCAACGGGCAGCCGAGCGCACGCCAGATCGGCGACGCCGTGCGCAGGCTGTTGAGCGAACCCAGCTACCGCCAGCGAGCGGGCGTGCTGCGCGAGGACTTCGCGCGCCATCACGCATTGACCGAAATCACCACGGCCCTCACGGCGCTGCGCGAGGCAGCGCCCGAGTCCGTGGAAATGGCTTGA
- a CDS encoding MbtH family protein → MSNPFDDKNATFLVLVNEEGQHSLWPSFIEVPAGWQVALAATDRAACSSFIEANWTDMRPRSLAATDLDAAKA, encoded by the coding sequence ATGAGCAATCCGTTTGACGACAAGAACGCCACCTTCCTGGTGCTGGTGAATGAAGAAGGCCAGCACTCGTTGTGGCCGAGCTTCATCGAGGTACCTGCCGGCTGGCAGGTCGCGCTGGCCGCGACCGACAGGGCGGCCTGCAGCTCTTTCATCGAAGCGAACTGGACCGACATGCGGCCGCGATCCCTTGCGGCCACGGACCTCGATGCCGCCAAGGCATGA
- a CDS encoding acyltransferase family protein produces MSVLSVWPYFVLVLVVLGALALPVFRAADEPPQRDHRTATLDGLRGFLALSVFVHHLTVTPGYIERGEWTFPHSGFHTLLGQVGVTVFFMITGFLFWGKLLDAKGRPDWTSLYIGRLWRIGPMYLVAVGLMLLIVAWRTGFELREPAWSVLGEMLQWLALGIVPMQPDINGYDGTRFILAGVTWTVFVEWLFYGSLRLMAPLARGGRTPRFVAGALLLCLLVLTFSALSPDGSLWQPTLLLVVGALAWVLASFLMGMLSAWLIRCDGASTLKLRLPEWAASLLALVCLGAVFLWFEHMVGPIQALLLWVFFHLVCRGSTLFGLLATRAARRMSTVSYSIYLLQGLVLTIVFAVQPVREFAMAAAMQYWLVGILCALLLVAASVVSYRLVEKPGIAQGKRARSGLRRPRGLHTTRQERAR; encoded by the coding sequence ATGAGCGTCCTCTCCGTCTGGCCGTATTTCGTGCTCGTACTGGTCGTGCTCGGTGCGCTGGCGCTGCCGGTTTTCCGCGCGGCCGACGAGCCACCGCAGCGCGACCATCGCACCGCAACGCTCGACGGGCTGCGCGGCTTTCTCGCGCTGAGCGTGTTCGTGCACCACCTGACGGTGACCCCCGGCTACATCGAGCGAGGCGAATGGACGTTTCCACACTCGGGCTTCCACACCCTGCTCGGACAGGTCGGCGTGACGGTCTTCTTCATGATCACCGGCTTCCTGTTCTGGGGGAAATTGCTCGACGCCAAGGGCCGGCCGGACTGGACGAGTCTCTACATCGGCAGGCTCTGGCGCATCGGGCCGATGTACCTGGTGGCGGTGGGCCTGATGCTTCTCATCGTCGCCTGGAGAACCGGGTTCGAGCTCCGGGAGCCGGCCTGGTCCGTGCTGGGCGAGATGCTGCAGTGGCTGGCCCTCGGCATCGTGCCGATGCAGCCCGACATCAACGGCTATGACGGGACAAGGTTCATCCTCGCGGGCGTGACGTGGACGGTCTTCGTGGAATGGCTGTTCTACGGATCGCTCCGGCTGATGGCGCCGCTCGCGCGCGGCGGGCGAACGCCGCGCTTCGTTGCCGGTGCCTTGCTGCTGTGCCTGCTGGTGCTGACGTTCTCCGCGCTTTCGCCGGACGGTTCGCTTTGGCAGCCGACGCTCTTGCTTGTGGTCGGCGCCCTGGCGTGGGTGCTGGCGTCGTTCCTCATGGGCATGCTGTCGGCTTGGTTGATCCGGTGCGATGGTGCGAGCACGTTGAAGCTGCGGCTGCCGGAATGGGCGGCTTCGCTGCTCGCCCTGGTCTGCCTCGGCGCCGTGTTCCTCTGGTTCGAGCACATGGTGGGGCCTATCCAGGCCTTGCTGCTCTGGGTCTTCTTCCACCTGGTCTGCCGCGGCAGCACGCTGTTCGGCCTGCTGGCCACGCGCGCGGCCCGGCGCATGAGCACGGTGAGCTACAGCATCTACCTGCTGCAGGGGCTTGTTCTGACGATCGTCTTCGCTGTACAGCCGGTGCGGGAGTTCGCGATGGCTGCCGCAATGCAGTACTGGCTGGTGGGCATTCTTTGTGCGCTGCTGCTCGTGGCGGCCTCGGTCGTCAGCTACCGCCTGGTCGAGAAGCCGGGCATCGCGCAAGGCAAGCGCGCGCGATCGGGCCTGCGCAGGCCGCGCGGATTGCACACGACCCGGCAAGAGCGGGCGCGATAG